The Mesorhizobium opportunistum WSM2075 DNA window CAGGTCGCCGACAGTTTCGTCACGATGTCGGGCCGCACGGTCGAGCTCGGCATCTATGTCGAACCCGGCAAGGAGAAGCTCGCCAGCTACGCCATGGATGCGCTGAAGCGATCGATGCAATGGGACGAGGAGGCGTTCGGCCGGGAATACGACCTCGACGTCTTCAACATCGTCGCCGTGTCCGACTTCAACATGGGCGCTATGGAGAACAAAGGCCTCAACATCTTCAACGACAAATACGTGCTGGCCGACCAGGAGACCGCGACGGATGCCGATTTCGCCAATATCGAGGCGATCATCGCGCATGAATATTTCCACAATTGGACAGGCAACAGAATCACTTGCCGCGACTGGTTCCAGCTTTGCCTGAAGGAAGGGCTGACGGTCTTCCGCGATCACGAATTCTCCGCGGACCAGCGCTCGCGGGCGGTCAAGCGCATCGCCGAGGTGCGCACGCTGCGCGCGCACCAGTTTCCCGAAGATCAGGGTCCGCTGGCGCATCCGGTGCGGCCGCGCCGCTACCGCGAGATCAACAATTTCTACACGGCGACGGTCTACGAGAAGGGCTCCGAAGTGGTGCGCATGATCCGCACCATCCTCGGCCCGGATGCCTTTCGTGCCGGCATGGACCTCTATTTCGAGCGGCATGACGGTGAAGCGGCGACGATCGAGGATTTCATCAAGGTGTTCGAGGATGCGTCCGGCCGCGACCTGTCGCAGTTCGCGCTCTGGTATCATCAGGCCGGCACGCCCAATCTGACGGTCAGTTCGACGCACAATCCGGCTTTGCAGGAATTCACGCTCGAGATCGAACAGTCGGTGCCGCCGACACCCTCCGAAAGCCGCAAGCGGCTGATGCACATCCCGCTCGCCTTCGGCCTGATCGGCGCCGGCGGCAAGCCGGTGTCGTACAGCGGCGTCGAGGGCGCCAGTGTCGACGATGGCGTCATCCATGTCCGCAAGCGCCGGCACATGGTGCGTTTCTCTGGCGTGGCGGAACGCCCGGCGGTGTCGCTCAACCGCGGCTTCTCGGCACCGGTGACGCTGTCGGTCGAGCAGAAGGCTGACGACCAGTTCTTCCTTGCCCGCCATGACAGCGACGCCTTCTCGCGCTGGCAGGCATTCAACACGCTGCTCACCGATACGCTGATTTCAGCCTTCCGCGAGATCCTCGGCGGCAAGCAACCGGTCTTCGCGAAACGGCTGACCGAGCTCGCCGGCAGCATTGCCGCCGACGAGACGCTGGAGCCGGCCTACCGGGCGCTGGCACTGGCGCTGCCCGGTGATGCCGACATCGCCCGCGACATCGGCAGGAACATCGATCCCGACGCCATCCACACGGCCCGGCAGGCTCTTGCGCTCGCCATCGGCACCGCCAATGGCGCGGTATTTTCCGGCCTCTACGACAGCCTTGCAGACATGACCGCGTTCAGCCCCGACGCGGCGAGCGCTGGACGACGCGCCCTGCGCAACACTTTGCTGGATTATCTCTCGCTGCTGCCTGGCGGCGCGGCATCGGCCGCCGGGCATTTCCAGTCGGCGACCAACATGACCGACCGCGCGGCAGCCCTTGGCGTGCTTGCGCATCGACACCACGGTTCGCCGGAGGCAAAAAAGGCGCTGGCGGCATTCGAAACGAAGTATGCGTCCGACCCGCTGATCATGGACAAATGGTTCCAGATCCAGGCCAGCGTGCCGGGGCCGCAGGCGGTGGACACGGTCCGGGCGTTAATCGCTCATCCGGCCTTCTCGATGGGCAATCCAAACCGGGTGCGCTCGCTGATCGGCACATTCTCCAGCGCCAACCAGACCGGCTTCCATCGCCCCGACGGCGAAGGCTACCGGTTTTTCGCGCAGACGGTGCTCGAGGTCGAAAAGCGCAACCCGCAAGTGGCGGCAAGGCTGGCAACGGCGCTCAGGTCATGGCGTTCGCTCGAGCCGGGCCGCCAGGCCAAGGCCCGGGAGGCGCTGCTTTCGATCGCCAATGCCGAAAACCTGTCGGCGGACTTAAGGGACATTGTCGAGCGGACGCTTGCTTAGGTGTCTGATCTCCCGCTCGTGGGGAGATCGGCCGCTTCGGCATTATTTTAGTCGATTTTTAATCTTTTTTCGCCGGAGCACTGGACAAGGCGAATCACCTTTGATTCTTTAATGACGATTCGGAAGTGCGGCGTTGCCGGATCGTCAAGCCTGTAGAGTCGGGCATACTGAAATCGGGGAGTGCCATTTATGGCGAAGGCGGACGCGTGGGGCGCGCCCGGAGGGATGGCTTTTGCGCGTCGTGAGACGCGAAGCGACGGCCTTGCCGGGAATACGCGGCTCATCGCCGAACCAGCCTACAAGCGGCTTCTGGCTGCCGAACCCTTGCTGCGCCGGTCGATACCGGCCCTCATCGTCATCTTCCTGATCGTCATCGCGGCGCTGCGCGTGCTGTCGCTGATGAACGAACGCGACGATGTCGAGCGCGACGCCAAGGCGATCCTGACCCTGGCGGCCGGCCAACTGGCCAGTTCGCTCGCCACCGTCACCGATACGCAGCCAGGCGCCATCCAGGACCTGCTGGAGACCACCAGCCGCCAGGGCGCGATGGGCCGCAGCCATGTGCTCGTCATCACCGACGGCGCCTTCAAGATCACCGCGGTATCGCCGCGCTCGACGCCATGGCAGGGCCACTCGCTCGACGGCCTCGTCGAGGGCGGCCAGCCGCTGTTCATGTTCGGCGACCGCGCCGGGGTCATGGAGGTC harbors:
- the pepN gene encoding aminopeptidase N, with the protein product MRTDTGQVFKLEDYRPSDYLIPETNLEFRLSPQATIVTATVTIERRDGVSVSAPLVLDGDGLVLKRIEIDGKKVKPADLLASPDQLTILKPPAASRFQLRIETELAPANNEALMGLYRSSNVYCTQCEAEGFRRITYFLDRPDILSVYTVRIEALRDEAPLLLSNGNPVDKGDLGDGRHYAVWHDPFPKPSYLFALVAGNLGQVADSFVTMSGRTVELGIYVEPGKEKLASYAMDALKRSMQWDEEAFGREYDLDVFNIVAVSDFNMGAMENKGLNIFNDKYVLADQETATDADFANIEAIIAHEYFHNWTGNRITCRDWFQLCLKEGLTVFRDHEFSADQRSRAVKRIAEVRTLRAHQFPEDQGPLAHPVRPRRYREINNFYTATVYEKGSEVVRMIRTILGPDAFRAGMDLYFERHDGEAATIEDFIKVFEDASGRDLSQFALWYHQAGTPNLTVSSTHNPALQEFTLEIEQSVPPTPSESRKRLMHIPLAFGLIGAGGKPVSYSGVEGASVDDGVIHVRKRRHMVRFSGVAERPAVSLNRGFSAPVTLSVEQKADDQFFLARHDSDAFSRWQAFNTLLTDTLISAFREILGGKQPVFAKRLTELAGSIAADETLEPAYRALALALPGDADIARDIGRNIDPDAIHTARQALALAIGTANGAVFSGLYDSLADMTAFSPDAASAGRRALRNTLLDYLSLLPGGAASAAGHFQSATNMTDRAAALGVLAHRHHGSPEAKKALAAFETKYASDPLIMDKWFQIQASVPGPQAVDTVRALIAHPAFSMGNPNRVRSLIGTFSSANQTGFHRPDGEGYRFFAQTVLEVEKRNPQVAARLATALRSWRSLEPGRQAKAREALLSIANAENLSADLRDIVERTLA